A region of Ornithorhynchus anatinus isolate Pmale09 chromosome 5, mOrnAna1.pri.v4, whole genome shotgun sequence DNA encodes the following proteins:
- the LOC100090832 gene encoding zinc finger and SCAN domain-containing protein 20-like — protein MAVARGLPEEEGLLVVKLEEDGRRGDEPSPESSRRRFRRFRYREAAGPREALGRLRELCRRWLRPERRTKEQILEQLVLEQFLTVLPEDIRARVWDRRPESAEEAVALVEDLKRHPSGRGPQVAVRVQGPDVLSEEPGSPGGDWKPQCAQLDPAGVKPEGEPRETVTRDPLPAPEEPASPKEEPRSLQESAVLARVPALPSVRTASDWEMAAESQEAPGHLSPAQKDLYEDGRQEDEANEIPLECPIPRSSLSPLEPGREPREPDLRGSGRREDPRGSPPAGGRARPDSPSARKEGDGWEEQERRDVEDAKVSGVLWGYEETKTFLAILGEPQFSERLRARRRNRQVYRAVAERLWERGFLRTLEQCRYRFKNLQTSYRKARISRVPAACAFYEEMGTLLRVRASALPRKQPVPPPGGGGARPGEPGRRGREERGPEEPAREPGGPEGSELGLRARESRGCSGFPVPQTNAPPPKKPGKDPRKPGLPGNEESERSRGSRLREERKARRIPSRKEAISWGDQEQGSLEDEKYAGVHWGYEETKIFLAILGEAPFSEKLRTCHRNSQVYRAIAERLQERGFLRTLEQCRYRFKNLQTSYRKARTSRPPGTCPFYEEIATLMRARAAARPVYSVREGELPPPPPRPRPPAPPSPVRRDAETEELERGSRRHQETPAEAVPEDRDREEVEPSPEPDSPGASALFHSRTGVHWGYEETRAFLAILGESRFYEKLRTRHPNRQVYRAVAEQLRERGFLRTLEQCRTKFNSLQTSYRKARSGRVPETCPFYGEMDSLVNGRAAAAPAGPPTVVADSSGRLGPGGRDDWQRVEVAGETPLDGGDGDRTGIGQLARDPKSPRTPSLFRGCGELSIKRKNQEESPKRDLSCKAAPRGIFSEKSEMPKLPNWGKACENEYVLGRQWEKYPGKRSGKPACPEELQAFLVQKVTSPEGKPYKCLECGKSFSWRSHLVTHQRIHTGEKPYKCLECGKSFSWRSHLNTHLRIHTGEKPYRCLECGKDFSDGAGLTAHRRIHTGEKPYACDVCGKSFRLSPSLVVHQRIHTGEKPYKCSECGKGFNNSSHFSAHWRTHTGEKPHECPECGKSFSKGSALTKHRRIHVRETLPLQPRLNCPPGTPCGRDPVSVLSLGRPAGKERTF, from the exons ATGGCGGTAGCCCGGGGCCTGCCGGAGGAGGAGGGCCTCCTCGTAGTCAAGCTGGAAGAAGACGGCCGCCGCGGAGATGAGCCCAGCCCCGAGTCCTCCCGGCGACGCTTCAGACGTTTCCGCTACCGGGAAGCGGCCGGGCCCCGCGAGGCCCTCGGCCGACTCCGGGAGCTCTGCCGTCGGTGGTTGAGGCCGGAGAGGCGCACCAAGGAGCAGATCCTGGAGCAGCTGGTGCTGGAGCAGTTCCTGACCGTCCTGCCGGAGGACATCCGGGCTCGGGTCTGGGATCGCCGTCCGGAGAGCGCGGAGGAAGCGGTGGCCCTCGTGGAGGATTTGAAGCGCCATCCCAGCGGACGGGGACCGCAG GTGGCCGTCCGGGTGCAGGGGCCGGACGTCCTCTCCGAAGAGCCCGGCTCCCCGGGAGGAGATTGGAAGCCTCAGTGCGCCCAGTTAGACCCTGCAGGAGTGAAGCCAGAAGGGGAGCCCCGGGAGACGGTAACCCGAGATCCGCTCCCGGCGCCAGAGGAGCCAGCGAGCCCCAAGGAAGAGCCTCGGAGTCTCCAGGAAAGTG CTGTGCTCGCCCGGGTACCTGCCCTGCCCTCGGTGAGGACTGCCAGTGACTGGGAGATGGCGGCCGAATCCCAG GAAGCCCCGGGCCACCTGAGCCctgctcagaaggacctgtacgAGGACGGCAGGCAGGAGGATGAGGCCAACGAGATCCCTCTCG AGTGCCCCATCCCCAGATCCAGCCTCTCCCCGTTGGAGCCGGGAAGAGAGCCGCGGGAGCCCGACCTCCGGGGTTCCGGCCGGAGAGAGGACCCGCGAGGCTCCCCTCCGGCCGGAGGGCGAGCGAGACCCGACTCTCCGTCCGCAAGGAAGGAAGGGGACGGCTGGGAAGAGCAGGAGCGGCGGGACGTGGAGGACGCGAAGGTCTCGGGGGTGCTCTGGGGCTACGAGGAGACCAAGACCTTCCTGGCGATCCTCGGCGAGCCGCAGTTTTCCGAAAGGCTGCGGGCCCGTCGCCGGAACCGCCAGGTCTACCGGGCCGTGGCGGAGCGGCTTTGGGAGCGCGGCTTCCTCCGGACGCTGGAGCAGTGTCGCTACCGGTTCAAAAACCTCCAGACCAGCTACCGCAAAGCGAGGATCAGCCGCGTGCCCGCCGCCTGCGCCTTCTACGAGGAGATGGGCACCCTGCTGAGGGTGCGCGCCTCGGCCCTGCCACGCAAGCAGCCCGTCCCGCCGCCCGGAGGCGGAGGTGCCCGGCCGGGAGagcccgggaggcgggggcgcgaggag AGGGGCCCGGAGGAGCCCGCCCGGGAGCCCGGTGGCCCCGAGGGCTCGGAGCTCGGGCTGAGAGCCCGTGAGTCCCGTGGCTGCTCTG GCTTTCCAGTTCCCCAGACGAATGCGCCCCCACCCAAGAAGCCCGGGAAAGACCCACGGAAGCCGGGTCTTCCCGGGAACGAGGAGAGCGAGCGCTCCAGAGGGTCCCGCCTCAGGGAAGAGCGAAAAGCCCGCCGGATCCCGTCGAGGAAGGAAGCGATAAGCTGGGGTGACCAAGAGCAGGGCAGTCTGGAGGATGAGAAGTATGCGGGTGTGCACTGGGGCTACGAGGAAACCAAGATTTTCCTGGCAATCCTGGGCGAGGCCCCGTTCTCCGAGAAGCTCCGGACCTGTCACCGCAACAGCCAGGTGTACCGGGCCATAGCGGAGCGGCTGCAGGAACGCGGCTTCCTCCGGACGCTGGAGCAGTGTCGCTACAGGTTCAAAAACCTCCAGACCAGCTACCGAAAAGCGAGGACCAGCCGCCCTCCGGGGACCTGCCCCTTCTACGAGGAGATTGCTACCCTGATGCGGGCCCGAGCGGCTGCCCGACCCGTATATTCCGTGAGGGAAGgtgaacttcctcctcctccgccgcgcccgcgtcctcctgctcccccttctcccgtgAGAAGGGATGCCGAGACGGAGGAGCTGGAGCGAGGATCCCGGCGGCACCAGGAGACGCCGGCTGAGGCCGTGCCGGAGGATCGCGACCGTGAGGAGGTGGAGCCGAGCCCGGAGCCCGATAGCCCCGGCGCCTCGGCCCTGTTTCACAGCCGCACAG GTGTGCACTGGGGCTACGAGGAAACCAGGGCCTTCCTCGCCATTCTCGGCGAGTCTCGCTTTTACGAGAAACTGCGAACCCGTCACCCGAACCGTCAGGTCTACCGGGCCGTGGCAGAGCAGCTCCGGGAACGTGGCTTCCTCCGGACGCTGGAGCAGTGCCGGACCAAGTTCAACAGCCTCCAGACGAGCTACCGGAAAGCCAGGAGCGGCCGCGTGCCAGAGACCTGTCCCTTCTACGGGGAGATGGATTCGCTGGTCAACGGCCGGGCGGCCGCCGCGCCGGCCGGCCCGCCGACGGTGGTGGCGGACTCCTCCGGGAGGCTGGGGCCGGGAGGCCGCGACGACTGGCAGAGGGTGGAGGTCGCGGGCGAGACCCCGCTGGACGGAGGGGACGGTGACCGCACGGGTATCGGGCAGCTCGCCCGGGACCCCAAGAGCCCCAGGACTCCAAGTCTTTTCCGAGGCTGCGGCG AATTGAGCATCAAGAGGAAGAACCAAGAAGAGAGTCCAAAGCGGGACCTTTCTTGCAAAGCGGCACCACGTGGGATATTCTCAGAAAAGTCTGAAATGCCCAAGCTTCCGAACTGGGGAAAAGCTTGCGAAAATGAGTACGTATTGGGCAGACAGTGGGAGAAATACCCGGGAAAGAGATCGGGGAAACCCGCCTGCCCAGAGGAATTGCAAGCCTTCTTAGTTCAGAAGGTGACCTCCCCTGAAGGGAAGCCGTACAAATGTCTGGAATGTGGAAAAAGCTTCAGTTGGAGGTCTCACCTCGTCACCCATCAGCGAATCCACACCGGAGAGAAACCCTACAAGTGTCTCGAATGCGGGAAGAGCTTCAGTTGGCGGTCACACCTCAACACCCACCTGCGGATCCACACGGGAGAAAAACCCTACAGATGCCTCGAATGCGGGAAGGACTTCAGCGACGGGGCGGGCCTCACGGCCCACCGGAGGATCCACACGGGGGAGAAGCCCTACGCCTGTGACGTGTGTGGGAAAAGCTTCAGACTCAGCCCCAGCCTGGTCGTGCACCAGAGGATCCACACCGGGGAGAAACCCTATAAATGTAGTGAGTGTGGTAAAGGTTTCAACAACAGCTCTCACTTCAGTGCTCACTGGCGAACGCACACGGGGGAGAAACCCCACGAATGCCCCGAGTGCGGAAAGAGCTTCAGTAAAGGCTCTGCCCTCACCAAACACCGGAGGATCCACGTGCGGGAGACGCTCCCGCTGCAGCCTCGGCTGAACTGCCCCCCGGGAACCCCTTGTGGGAGGGATCCCGTCAGCGTATTAAGTTTGGGAAGACCCGCCGGCAAAGAACGCACCTTCTAG